From Fusobacterium varium, one genomic window encodes:
- a CDS encoding response regulator transcription factor yields the protein FLKKSKKGVNTFKYQHQKLYTLLLARIKTILKNRENRKEDILKIGKIEINDISHTVSINGEKVDLAPKEYEILMYMIKNSNIALRREKMLVEIWGYDFEGSDRIIDVHIKNLRKKIGEEYIKTVRNIGYKFEID from the coding sequence TTTTTTTGAAAAAAAGTAAAAAAGGTGTTAATACATTTAAGTACCAACACCAAAAATTATACACCCTATTATTAGCTAGAATAAAAACTATTTTAAAAAATAGAGAAAATAGAAAAGAAGATATTTTAAAAATAGGTAAAATAGAGATAAATGATATTTCACATACTGTAAGTATAAATGGGGAAAAAGTAGATTTAGCACCTAAAGAGTATGAAATTTTAATGTATATGATAAAAAATTCTAATATAGCTTTGAGAAGAGAGAAGATGCTTGTAGAGATATGGGGTTATGATTTTGAAGGAAGTGATAGAATTATAGATGTTCATATAAAGAATTTAAGGAAAAAGATAGGAGAGGAATATATAAAAACAGTTAGAAATATTGGATATAAATTTGAGATAGATTAA
- a CDS encoding HAMP domain-containing histidine kinase, producing MKKIFYKIFLTLIVITYIPLILLYSFHSFYMKRYIENRKIAELDEVVHTINEKKVTPQIKKELEKNKNIKLEIIDAIEDRHKLELFKYFNEKFWKIDLEKMSLNSVEIRFGKSTNFLNKIYMIKKIGDKEYVVISSLMVIPEIIYKIILSSYIYVTPFLLILMLILSYFISKKMSVPIEMLEDISTRMVKSDFSKSIGFKGENELAVLGKNITSISINLKKNNDELKKLNEQLKFELDKNKKLMKNEKEFINSISHELKTPIAIINGYIEVLQDKIIVDEKEIEKIYSVMYKEGLYLDKMIKDLNSCYSYEHEFFIVKKEKFNLKKFLQEILNKYLLDIEEKNIKLKVDIEDAELEGDLKKLDVVVNNLLTNSITYTDFRGIINITFKNNTLIIENSCEYISKENMEKIFKPFYKLDFSRKRKYGGTGLGLSIVKNILDLLQYSYKVSFDKERGFFIFQINFK from the coding sequence ATGAAAAAAATATTCTATAAGATTTTTTTAACACTAATAGTAATAACATATATTCCTTTGATTTTATTATATAGCTTTCATAGTTTTTATATGAAAAGATATATTGAAAATAGAAAAATTGCAGAATTAGATGAAGTAGTTCATACGATAAATGAAAAAAAAGTAACTCCACAAATAAAAAAAGAGTTAGAAAAAAATAAAAATATTAAACTAGAAATTATAGATGCAATTGAAGATAGACATAAGTTAGAACTATTTAAATATTTTAATGAAAAATTTTGGAAGATAGATTTAGAAAAGATGTCTTTAAATAGTGTAGAGATTAGATTTGGAAAATCAACAAATTTTTTAAATAAGATATATATGATAAAGAAAATAGGAGATAAAGAATATGTTGTAATCTCATCTTTAATGGTTATACCTGAAATAATTTATAAGATTATACTATCTTCTTATATTTATGTTACTCCTTTTTTATTAATCTTAATGTTGATTTTATCCTATTTTATTTCTAAAAAAATGTCTGTTCCAATAGAGATGCTTGAAGATATATCAACTAGAATGGTAAAATCAGATTTTTCAAAAAGTATTGGATTTAAAGGTGAGAATGAACTAGCAGTATTAGGAAAAAATATTACTTCTATTTCAATTAATCTAAAGAAAAATAATGATGAATTAAAGAAATTAAATGAGCAATTGAAATTTGAATTGGATAAAAACAAGAAACTTATGAAAAATGAAAAAGAGTTTATTAATTCAATAAGTCATGAACTAAAAACACCAATAGCAATAATTAATGGGTATATAGAAGTTTTACAAGATAAAATTATAGTAGATGAAAAAGAGATAGAAAAAATATATTCTGTTATGTATAAAGAGGGGTTATACTTAGATAAGATGATAAAGGATCTAAACTCTTGTTATAGCTATGAGCATGAGTTTTTTATAGTAAAAAAAGAGAAGTTTAATTTAAAAAAATTTTTACAAGAGATATTGAATAAGTATTTATTAGATATAGAAGAAAAAAATATAAAGCTAAAAGTAGATATAGAAGATGCAGAGTTAGAGGGAGATTTAAAAAAATTGGATGTAGTAGTAAATAACCTTTTAACAAATTCAATCACCTATACAGACTTTAGAGGGATAATAAATATTACTTTTAAAAATAATACTTTAATCATTGAAAATAGCTGTGAATACATCTCTAAGGAAAATATGGAGAAGATATTTAAACCTTTTTATAAATTAGATTTTTCTAGAAAAAGAAAATATGGAGGAACTGGTCTAGGGTTATCAATAGTAAAAAACATATTGGATCTTTTACAATATTCATATAAAGTGAGCTTTGATAAAGAAAGAGGTTTCTTTATCTTCCAAATAAATTTTAAATAA
- a CDS encoding threonine/serine exporter family protein, which translates to MLLEMLWAAGSTFAFGILFNLKGKKLFFAGLGGALGWGVYIIFKNAEYSIPASFMFASMALTIYSEIMARILKTPVTSTLIASLIPLVPGSGVYFTMSYFVENKLEEAASKGIETLLITAAITVGIVFVSTFSQIYYKIRRYNRVKKMIKLRKEKKKKQINKI; encoded by the coding sequence ATGTTGCTAGAGATGTTATGGGCTGCTGGAAGTACATTTGCTTTTGGAATACTTTTTAATTTAAAAGGAAAAAAACTATTTTTTGCAGGATTAGGTGGAGCATTAGGTTGGGGTGTTTACATTATCTTTAAAAATGCTGAATACTCAATTCCAGCCTCTTTTATGTTTGCATCTATGGCTCTTACTATCTATTCAGAAATTATGGCAAGAATATTAAAAACTCCTGTAACTTCTACTTTAATTGCTAGTCTTATTCCTTTAGTTCCAGGAAGTGGTGTATATTTTACCATGTCATATTTTGTAGAAAATAAACTTGAAGAGGCTGCTTCTAAAGGGATTGAAACGCTTTTAATTACTGCTGCTATAACTGTTGGAATAGTTTTTGTTTCTACTTTTTCTCAAATTTACTACAAAATAAGAAGATATAATAGAGTTAAAAAAATGATAAAATTGAGAAAAGAAAAAAAGAAAAAGCAGATAAATAAAATATAA
- a CDS encoding threonine/serine exporter family protein has product MNENRILIMANMVGKMALQSGAETYRVEDIINRICKHYGLNAQCFVSITCIITSVRNSKGELFCSVERVPNRSTNLNKVHCINQLVRDIKKYTLEEFTQEAVKIDKEIPYSKFMYFLAYCLGAASFALLFKGDFHDAISASIGGGLIFIISDFAAKLQSNSFFINTLGGFICTISAYLAYKINFITSVSYSIIGTIMLLVPGIALTNAIRDLVAGDLLSGMSRAVEAFLVGAALAIGTGFALFILLKLGGI; this is encoded by the coding sequence ATGAATGAAAACAGAATTCTTATTATGGCTAATATGGTAGGAAAAATGGCACTTCAAAGTGGTGCTGAAACTTACAGAGTAGAAGATATTATAAATAGAATTTGCAAACATTATGGTCTTAATGCCCAATGCTTTGTTTCTATTACTTGTATTATTACTTCTGTAAGAAATTCTAAAGGAGAGTTATTTTGTTCTGTTGAACGTGTTCCAAATAGATCTACCAACTTAAATAAAGTTCATTGTATAAATCAATTGGTGAGGGATATAAAAAAATACACATTAGAAGAATTTACGCAAGAAGCTGTAAAAATAGATAAAGAAATTCCTTATAGTAAATTTATGTATTTTTTAGCCTACTGTCTTGGTGCTGCTTCCTTTGCACTACTATTCAAAGGTGATTTCCATGATGCTATATCTGCTTCTATTGGTGGTGGACTTATATTTATAATCTCAGATTTTGCAGCTAAATTACAATCTAATAGTTTTTTTATTAATACTTTAGGTGGTTTTATCTGTACTATCTCAGCTTATTTAGCTTATAAGATAAATTTCATAACATCTGTTTCCTATTCTATCATTGGAACCATTATGCTTCTTGTACCAGGAATTGCTCTTACTAATGCTATTAGAGACTTAGTAGCGGGAGATCTTCTCTCTGGCATGTCAAGAGCTGTTGAAGCTTTTTTAGTTGGAGCTGCATTAGCTATTGGAACAGGTTTTGCTCTATTTATACTTTTAAAATTAGGGGGAATATAG
- a CDS encoding tRNA1(Val) (adenine(37)-N6)-methyltransferase — translation MILNELETVVNLLNKDMKIIQRVDHFAFSLDSLLVSEFASITKYTNKIVDLGTGNGVIPLFLSKKTKAQITGIEIQEISSDLAKRNVQLNNLEDQISIINDDMKNWRKYFRNNSIDMVISNPPFFKFDGNEKQLNDLTQLTLARHEISITLEEIIQTASNLLKDKGHFALVHRVDRFMDIIENMKKYDIEPKKIQFCHTKINKEGKILLVEGIKYGKPGLRILPPLIAHDADGQYSAEVLEMFK, via the coding sequence ATGATATTAAATGAATTAGAAACAGTAGTTAATCTTTTAAATAAAGATATGAAAATAATACAGAGAGTTGATCATTTTGCTTTTTCACTTGATTCACTTTTAGTTTCAGAATTTGCATCTATAACTAAATATACAAATAAAATTGTAGACTTAGGAACTGGAAATGGAGTGATCCCTCTTTTTCTTTCTAAAAAAACAAAAGCTCAAATAACAGGAATTGAGATTCAAGAAATCTCTAGTGATCTAGCTAAAAGAAATGTTCAACTAAATAATTTAGAAGATCAAATCTCTATTATAAATGATGATATGAAAAATTGGAGAAAATATTTTAGAAATAACTCTATTGATATGGTTATTTCTAATCCACCTTTCTTTAAATTTGATGGTAATGAAAAACAACTTAACGATCTTACTCAACTTACCCTTGCTAGACATGAGATCTCTATTACTTTAGAAGAGATTATTCAAACTGCATCTAATCTTTTGAAGGATAAAGGGCATTTTGCTTTAGTACATAGAGTTGATAGATTTATGGATATAATTGAAAACATGAAAAAATATGATATTGAACCTAAAAAAATTCAATTTTGCCACACTAAAATAAATAAAGAAGGAAAAATACTTCTTGTAGAGGGAATTAAATATGGTAAACCTGGTTTAAGAATACTTCCACCTTTAATTGCCCACGATGCTGATGGACAGTATTCAGCTGAAGTTCTTGAAATGTTTAAATAA